One Pectinophora gossypiella chromosome 25, ilPecGoss1.1, whole genome shotgun sequence DNA window includes the following coding sequences:
- the LOC126378001 gene encoding putative uncharacterized protein DDB_G0281733: protein MAPTMQIVGLLLSLGMTYGDYSSLISSLYKKASRHNKPLVLVVDNAKRNPRNSRLDDSLSASNAILNLLQQSQAKVDSRSDSRSYHSSRHNRADDDSYSRCDGNRCDDDRYNDDDSRSNRHNRYSDDDIRLYRYSPSEDNNRYRHHSIYHDSRSDRNNHYDDYSRLHSHSRYSDDDSHSYRPRRDDDRSNRKYRDYNSRPSRYNRYRPDDRDDSDSRSNRYRSHRSKSDQIVSKEYGGQDDSREYHRSHHRSPSRHDRLRHYRHLRNHQQRLERDDIDFRLDDDRSRSKRGRDSRSDRDDRRDRDDRDDRDDRDDRDDRRDRDRDRFDSYDSKSIARLRKVVHSPLVKQLLRQANDIQCEAKDECQNECDEKLEGKKQDECEDKCEKKFECEDEKKEETGAEACDRDECAESKEDDNPSTRGVLLEEEKGNECKRC, encoded by the exons ATGGCACCTACGATGCAAATCGTAGGGTTACTGCTG AGTCTCGGCATGACCTATGGCGACTACTCGAGCCTCATATCCAGCCTGTACAAGAAGGCGAGTCGCCACAACAAGCCGCTCGTCCTAGTCGTTGACAACGCCAAGCGTAACCCTAGAAACTCACGCTTGGACGACTCTCTTTCAGCCTCCAATGCCATCTTGAATTTGTTGCAGCAATCACAG GCAAAAGTCGATAGTAGATCTGACAGTAGATCTTATCACAGTAGCCGCCATAATCGTGCGGATGATGATTCATACAGCAGATGTGATGGTAACCGGTGTGATGATGATAG ATATAATGACGATGATAGCAGGTCTAATCGCCACAACCGCTATAGCGATGATGACATCCGTCTCTACCGTTATAGTCCATCAGAGGACAACAATAGATATAGACACCACTCGATATATCATGACAGTAGGTCTGATCGTAACAATCATTACGATGATTACAGTAGATTACATAGTCACAGTCGATATAGCGATGATGACAGCCATTCATACCGTCCCCGTCGTGATGATGATAGATCTAATCGTAAATATCGCGATTACAACAGCCGACCCAGTCGTTATAATCGTTATCGCCCGGATGACAGAGATGACAGTGACAGTCGCAGCAATAGATACAGATCTCACCGAAGCAAGTCGGACCAGATCGTCAGCAAAGAATATGGCGGCCAAGACGACAGCAGAGAGTATCACAGATCACATCACAGGTCTCCGTCTCGCCATGACCGTCTGAGGCATTACAGGCATCTCAGGAACCATCAACAAAGACTTGAGAGGGACGACATAGACTTTAGATTAGACGACGACCGTTCACGTAGTAAACGGGGCAGAGACAGTAGAAGTGACAGAGATGATAGACGTGATAGAGATGACAGAGACGACAGGGACGACAGGGACGACAGGGACGACAGGCGCGACAGAGACAGGGACCGGTTCGATAGTTATGACAGCAAATCAATAGCCAGATTAAGGAAAGTTGTGCATTCGCCTTTAGTGAAACAATTATTGCGCCAGGCAAACGATATACAATGTGAAGCTAAAGACGAGTGTCAAAACGAATGCGATGAGAAATTAGAAGGCAAGAAGCAGGATGAGTGCGAAGACAAATGTGAGAAAAAATTCGAGTGCGAAGATGAAAAGAAAGAGGAGACTGGGGCAGAAGCGTGTGACCGCGACGAGTGTGCTGAAAGTAAAGAAGATGACAACCCCAGCACAAGGGGCGTTTTACTGGAAGAAGAGAAGGGTAATGAATGTAAGCggtgttaa
- the LOC126378202 gene encoding uncharacterized protein LOC126378202 codes for MREKSGTAKSFSDRGDFLGRLLKTKNGPVVVFLESPNSDENGVVTVHNRARYSHRDYSYKPEPGEDEAYMLYSVLRSAQETEDLDAQADKKFEKTKQLLRSAFSQRCSSRAKCEDKCPPPPKKQGCQHNCQAVFDELNACNEKPKDTCEKKKPEPTCGGKGKTMPPKWLLRMLRSRDRD; via the exons aGTGGTACAGCAAAATCATTCTCCGACCGTGGCGATTTCCTGGGCCGtctattaaaaactaaaaatggtCCAGTAGTGGTCTTCCTCGAATCCCCAAATAGTGATGAAAATGGCGTTGTTACTGTGCATAACAGAGCGAGATATAGCCATCGTGACTATTCCTACAAACCTGAACCTGGTGAAGATGAAGCGTATATGTTGTACTCCGTTCTGAGG TCGGCACAAGAAACTGAAGATCTGGATGCCCAAGCGGACAAAAAATTCGAGAAGACCAAACAATTGCTGCGATCGGCTTTCTCCCAACGATGCTCGAGTCGAGCCAAATGCGAAGATAAATGtccacctcctccaaagaagcaAGGCTGCCAACATAATTGTCAAGCG GTGTTTGATGAGCTGAATGCTTGCAATGAAAAGCCGAAGGACACTTGCGAAAAAAAGAAGCCAGAACCTACATGTGGAGGGAAAGGAAAGACGATGCCTCCAAAATGGCTGCTGCGGATGCTGAGGAGTAGAGACAGAGACTAG